In Massilia violaceinigra, one DNA window encodes the following:
- a CDS encoding IS5 family transposase: MQKSFSDLEYAAKKKLTRRDVFLAKIDSVTPWSQLHALIEPFYPKVVGAGRPPIGLARMLRMYVVQQCFGLSDEGIEDAVYDSQAIRGFVGIDLSREQAPDATTLLKFRRLLEKNELTRKIFETINGHLAAQGLMMREGTILDATLIAAPPSTKNKDKKRDPEMHQTKKGNDWHFGLKAHIGVDAKSGLVHTVVATAANVADVTQAHALLHGDEVAVLGDAGYQGVEKREENLETKVTWHVAMKRTKRKALPANKLGRMTEKLEHLKASVRAKVEHPFHVVKNLFRHRKARYRGLKKNTAQLFTLFGFANLILAGRQFTVSETRTPS; encoded by the coding sequence ATGCAGAAGAGTTTTTCCGATCTCGAATACGCCGCCAAGAAGAAGTTGACACGTCGTGACGTGTTCCTGGCAAAGATAGACAGTGTGACGCCATGGTCGCAGTTGCATGCGCTGATCGAACCGTTCTATCCCAAGGTTGTAGGTGCTGGCCGCCCGCCGATCGGCTTGGCGCGCATGTTGCGGATGTACGTGGTCCAGCAGTGCTTCGGTTTGTCCGATGAGGGGATCGAGGACGCGGTCTATGACAGCCAGGCGATTCGTGGCTTCGTCGGTATCGACCTCAGTCGCGAGCAGGCGCCGGACGCCACGACGCTGTTGAAATTTCGCCGCTTGCTGGAGAAGAACGAGCTCACACGCAAGATCTTCGAAACGATCAACGGGCATTTGGCGGCCCAGGGTTTGATGATGCGCGAAGGCACGATTCTGGACGCCACGCTGATAGCGGCGCCGCCATCGACCAAGAACAAGGACAAAAAACGTGATCCCGAAATGCACCAGACGAAGAAGGGGAACGACTGGCACTTCGGGCTCAAAGCGCATATTGGTGTTGACGCGAAGTCGGGACTGGTACACACGGTGGTGGCCACTGCCGCCAATGTGGCTGATGTGACGCAGGCACATGCATTGCTGCACGGCGATGAAGTGGCGGTACTGGGCGATGCGGGATACCAGGGCGTTGAAAAACGCGAAGAGAATCTTGAAACGAAAGTGACTTGGCACGTCGCAATGAAGAGAACCAAACGCAAGGCGCTGCCTGCCAACAAACTCGGCCGCATGACGGAAAAGCTGGAGCACTTGAAGGCAAGCGTGCGGGCCAAAGTTGAGCATCCGTTCCATGTCGTCAAGAACCTCTTTCGTCATCGGAAAGCGCGCTACCGCGGCTTGAAGAAAAACACTGCCCAACTGTTCACCCTGTTCGGCTTCGCGAACTTGATACTCGCGGGCCGGCAATTTACGGTCTCGGAAACCCGAACTCCGTCCTGA
- the tnpA gene encoding IS66 family insertion sequence element accessory protein TnpA → MSNSEREKVWEERVAQWQASGLSQRAYAIEQGFPVRQVGYWVRRLTKREAMPTLLPVRVAQAGPVAVAISLRNEHGWTLSLPTDMRASWLAELMRAL, encoded by the coding sequence GTGTCAAATTCGGAACGTGAGAAGGTATGGGAAGAGCGCGTCGCGCAGTGGCAGGCCAGCGGCCTTTCGCAGCGGGCCTACGCAATCGAGCAAGGCTTTCCGGTACGCCAGGTTGGCTACTGGGTACGGCGTTTGACCAAGCGGGAAGCGATGCCTACACTGCTCCCGGTGCGGGTGGCACAGGCGGGTCCGGTGGCGGTTGCGATCAGCTTGCGCAACGAGCACGGTTGGACCTTGAGCTTGCCGACCGATATGCGGGCCAGTTGGCTGGCGGAATTGATGCGTGCGTTGTGA
- the tnpB gene encoding IS66 family insertion sequence element accessory protein TnpB (TnpB, as the term is used for proteins encoded by IS66 family insertion elements, is considered an accessory protein, since TnpC, encoded by a neighboring gene, is a DDE family transposase.), whose protein sequence is MAGGIDACVVMQLSADTIWLATAAVDMRTGIDGLSLHVQQALGRAPCDGTAYVFANRRRTRMKLVCWDGTGVWMCLRRLHRGQFVWPQADEASWQMSAEQWQWLVAGVDWQRLSATAPVQWRL, encoded by the coding sequence TTGGCTGGCGGAATTGATGCGTGCGTTGTGATGCAGCTGTCGGCCGATACGATCTGGCTGGCGACGGCGGCGGTGGACATGCGCACGGGCATCGACGGACTCTCCCTGCACGTGCAGCAGGCGTTAGGGCGAGCGCCGTGCGACGGCACGGCCTACGTGTTTGCCAATCGCCGCCGGACGCGCATGAAGCTGGTGTGCTGGGACGGCACCGGCGTCTGGATGTGCTTGCGCCGGCTGCACCGTGGCCAGTTCGTCTGGCCGCAGGCAGACGAGGCAAGTTGGCAGATGAGTGCCGAGCAATGGCAGTGGTTGGTGGCCGGTGTGGACTGGCAGCGCTTGTCGGCCACAGCGCCGGTGCAGTGGCGCCTGTGA
- the tnpC gene encoding IS66 family transposase has protein sequence MDLLNELALTNIDPAMLAQVRALFEQQRTKLAENDFKIKALTFELAYYKRVRFGKASEALVGEQRMLFDEAVDMDLAAIDEELHSQAPTKQARKRAGRQPLPPELPRIEHRHEPESCQCGQCGAGLVKIGEDVSEQLDVEPARFFVHRHIRPQYACRPCETVTAAPIPSAVIDGGLAAVGLLAWIAVCKYLDHLPLYRIEQIAARQGVPLARSTLGEWIGRIGVALQPLADRLAELLRERSCLHADETPVRQLDPGSGKTKHAYLWAYRSNALDDGPSVVVFDYRTSRAGAHARAFLQDWRGHLMVDDYAGYKAMFATGPTELACLAHIRRKFFDVHAASGSPVAEEALRRIAQLYAIEQQTTGMTSSQRLALREQHAIPALAEMHTWLLTTQRSVAAGSGTAKAIEHALKRWPALQRYASSGSLPIDNNPVENAIRPIAIGKKNWLFAGSERAGRRAAAIQSLFATAKLNGLDPARWLADTLEKLPTCPNSRIDSLLPFANSTQA, from the coding sequence ATGGATCTGCTTAACGAACTTGCCCTCACTAACATCGACCCAGCTATGCTGGCGCAGGTGCGGGCCTTGTTCGAACAGCAGCGGACGAAGCTGGCCGAGAACGACTTTAAGATCAAGGCGCTGACGTTCGAGCTGGCCTATTACAAACGGGTCCGCTTCGGCAAGGCCAGCGAAGCGCTGGTCGGCGAACAGCGCATGCTATTTGACGAGGCAGTCGATATGGACCTCGCCGCCATCGACGAGGAACTCCACAGTCAGGCGCCGACCAAGCAAGCGCGCAAGCGTGCCGGCCGTCAGCCACTGCCGCCGGAACTGCCGCGCATCGAGCACCGCCATGAGCCGGAATCGTGCCAGTGCGGGCAATGCGGCGCAGGCCTGGTCAAGATCGGCGAGGACGTCAGCGAACAGCTGGACGTGGAACCGGCGCGCTTCTTCGTGCATCGCCATATCAGGCCGCAGTACGCCTGCAGGCCTTGCGAAACGGTGACGGCAGCGCCAATCCCGTCGGCCGTCATCGACGGCGGCCTGGCTGCAGTCGGTCTGCTGGCGTGGATCGCCGTCTGCAAGTACTTGGACCATCTGCCGCTATACCGGATCGAACAGATCGCCGCGCGCCAGGGCGTGCCGCTGGCACGCTCTACGCTGGGCGAATGGATCGGCCGCATCGGCGTGGCCCTGCAGCCGCTGGCCGACCGGCTGGCCGAACTGCTCAGGGAGCGAAGTTGCCTGCATGCTGACGAAACACCAGTACGCCAGCTTGATCCCGGCAGCGGCAAGACCAAGCACGCCTATCTGTGGGCCTACCGTTCGAACGCGCTCGACGACGGGCCGTCAGTGGTCGTGTTTGACTACCGGACGAGTCGTGCTGGCGCGCATGCGCGCGCCTTCCTGCAGGACTGGCGCGGTCACCTGATGGTCGACGACTACGCCGGCTACAAGGCAATGTTTGCCACGGGTCCGACCGAACTCGCATGCCTGGCCCACATCCGCCGCAAGTTCTTCGACGTGCACGCCGCCAGCGGCAGTCCGGTGGCTGAGGAAGCGTTGCGCCGTATCGCCCAGCTGTACGCCATCGAGCAGCAGACAACAGGCATGACGTCGTCGCAGCGCCTCGCCTTGCGCGAGCAGCATGCCATCCCGGCCTTGGCCGAGATGCATACCTGGTTACTGACTACGCAGCGCAGCGTCGCCGCCGGCAGCGGCACTGCCAAGGCCATTGAACATGCCCTCAAACGCTGGCCAGCGCTGCAGCGCTACGCCAGTTCGGGCAGCCTGCCCATCGATAACAACCCGGTCGAGAACGCGATACGGCCGATCGCTATCGGCAAGAAGAACTGGCTGTTTGCCGGGTCGGAACGGGCCGGCCGCCGCGCCGCTGCCATCCAAAGCCTGTTCGCGACCGCCAAACTGAATGGACTCGATCCTGCGCGCTGGCTAGCCGACACACTTGAAAAACTTCCAACCTGCCCGAACAGCAGGATCGACTCGCTGCTACCGTTCGCAAACTCTACACAGGCCTAA
- a CDS encoding IS1380 family transposase, which yields MPNCTNEPIKLGRVGRRVVEASFDGGDIVSDGGVLLLRQVDQRIGLSKAIARVFEDRRRRASVSHSMRDLLAQRVYGLCCGWEDVCDHNVLRRDLAMQTAVGRADDLASAPTLSRLETSSTRAQAAALHGVLLDQFIASKAKRPKELVLDIDATHMPLHGEQEKSHFHRYYDNYCYLPLYVFCGQDILACVLRPSSRDPAGILSALIKLISRRLRQAWPRIRIIVRGDSGFCRHQALRRFEKWGLHYIVGLQKNSALLQRVELAELALAEMYQKAGSKQRMIGEFTYAAGTWDRQRRVIARLEHDARGANPRFIVTNLTGGPKALYERVYCARGEAENRIKEAQLDLFGRRASCHKFQANQLRLLLAAFAYTLMINLRRLALVGTELARACTATIRIKLLKIGAAVVRNTRRVRVMLASQHPLKHVFLTAARALAP from the coding sequence ATGCCAAATTGTACCAATGAACCGATCAAGTTGGGGAGGGTTGGACGGCGCGTCGTTGAGGCGTCATTCGACGGCGGCGACATCGTCAGCGACGGCGGGGTTCTGCTGCTGCGCCAAGTGGATCAGCGCATCGGCTTAAGCAAAGCGATTGCGCGCGTATTCGAGGATCGACGCCGTCGTGCCAGCGTTTCGCACAGCATGCGCGACTTGCTCGCGCAGCGCGTGTACGGCCTGTGCTGTGGCTGGGAGGACGTCTGTGACCACAATGTGCTGCGCCGCGACTTGGCCATGCAAACGGCAGTGGGCCGGGCCGATGACTTGGCCTCGGCGCCGACGCTGAGCCGGCTTGAAACGTCCTCCACGCGCGCGCAGGCGGCCGCCCTGCATGGCGTTCTGCTCGATCAGTTCATCGCCAGCAAAGCTAAGCGGCCCAAGGAACTGGTGCTCGACATCGATGCCACCCACATGCCGCTGCATGGAGAGCAAGAGAAGTCCCACTTCCACCGCTACTACGACAATTACTGTTACTTGCCGCTGTACGTCTTTTGTGGCCAGGATATCCTCGCCTGCGTCTTGCGGCCCAGCAGCCGCGATCCGGCCGGTATCCTCAGCGCATTAATCAAATTGATCTCCCGGCGCTTGCGCCAGGCTTGGCCACGCATCCGCATCATCGTGCGCGGCGATTCCGGGTTCTGCCGTCATCAAGCTCTGCGCCGCTTCGAGAAATGGGGGCTGCACTATATCGTCGGCTTGCAAAAGAACTCAGCGTTGCTGCAACGAGTAGAGTTGGCCGAACTGGCACTGGCCGAGATGTATCAGAAGGCCGGTTCCAAGCAGCGCATGATTGGAGAATTCACTTATGCGGCGGGGACGTGGGATCGGCAACGGCGCGTCATCGCGCGGCTGGAACACGATGCGCGCGGCGCCAACCCGCGTTTCATCGTCACCAACCTGACTGGGGGTCCCAAGGCACTGTACGAACGCGTGTATTGCGCCCGTGGCGAAGCAGAGAACCGTATCAAGGAGGCGCAGCTCGATTTGTTCGGACGCCGTGCGAGCTGCCATAAATTCCAGGCCAACCAACTGCGGCTGCTACTGGCAGCGTTCGCCTATACCCTGATGATCAATTTGCGCCGCCTGGCTTTGGTTGGCACGGAACTGGCACGCGCCTGCACGGCGACGATCCGCATCAAACTGCTCAAGATCGGCGCGGCCGTCGTGCGCAACACGCGGCGCGTGCGCGTCATGCTCGCATCCCAACATCCACTCAAGCACGTCTTCCTCACTGCCGCCCGCGCGCTGGCACCATAA
- a CDS encoding aspartate kinase, translating into MALIVHKYGGTSMGSTDRIKNVAARVAKWHDAGHQIIVVPSAMSGETNRLIGLAKQLMEQPDPRELDMIASTGEQVSVGLLAMALLAIGKPAVSYAGWQVAIKTDSAFTKARIESIDDVKVKADLDAGKIVIITGFQGVDANGNIATLGRGGSDTSAVAIAAAMKAQECLIYTDVDGVYTTDPRVVSEARRLKTITFEEMLELASLGSKVLQSRSVEFAGNYRVPTRVLSSLTDPLMPLEEEANSGTLISFEEDTNMEQAVISGIAFNRDEAKITILGVPDKPGVAYHILGPVADANIEVDMIIQNQSVEGKTDFTFTVTRGEYAKAMGVLEGVKNDIGAASISGDAKVSKVSVVGVGMRSHVGVASQMFRTLSEEGINILMISTSEIKISVLIDEKYMELAVRALHKAFDLEKA; encoded by the coding sequence ATGGCTTTAATCGTCCACAAATATGGCGGAACGTCGATGGGCTCGACCGACCGCATCAAGAACGTTGCGGCACGCGTCGCCAAGTGGCATGACGCGGGGCACCAGATTATTGTTGTGCCTTCGGCAATGTCCGGCGAAACCAATCGCCTGATCGGCCTGGCAAAGCAACTGATGGAACAGCCTGATCCGCGCGAACTGGACATGATTGCCTCCACCGGTGAACAGGTTTCCGTCGGCTTGCTGGCGATGGCCTTGCTGGCCATCGGCAAGCCGGCTGTTTCGTATGCAGGCTGGCAAGTCGCTATCAAGACCGACTCGGCCTTTACCAAGGCGCGCATCGAGTCGATCGACGACGTCAAGGTCAAGGCCGACCTCGATGCCGGCAAGATCGTCATCATCACCGGTTTCCAGGGTGTCGATGCGAACGGCAACATTGCCACGCTTGGCCGCGGCGGCTCGGATACCTCGGCGGTGGCGATCGCGGCGGCGATGAAGGCGCAGGAATGCCTGATCTACACCGACGTCGACGGCGTCTACACGACCGATCCGCGCGTGGTGTCGGAAGCGCGCCGCCTGAAAACGATTACGTTTGAAGAAATGCTGGAGCTGGCCTCGCTGGGCTCGAAAGTGCTGCAGAGCCGCTCCGTAGAATTCGCTGGCAATTACCGTGTTCCGACCCGCGTGTTGTCGTCGCTGACCGATCCCCTGATGCCGCTCGAAGAAGAAGCCAACTCGGGCACCCTGATTTCGTTTGAGGAAGATACAAATATGGAACAAGCCGTCATCTCCGGCATCGCATTCAACCGCGATGAGGCCAAAATCACCATCCTGGGCGTGCCGGACAAGCCGGGCGTGGCGTACCACATCCTGGGGCCGGTGGCCGATGCCAACATCGAAGTCGACATGATCATCCAGAACCAGTCGGTGGAAGGCAAGACCGACTTCACGTTCACGGTGACGCGCGGCGAGTATGCGAAGGCGATGGGCGTGCTCGAAGGCGTCAAGAACGATATCGGCGCGGCCAGCATTTCGGGCGACGCCAAGGTGTCGAAAGTGTCGGTCGTCGGGGTGGGCATGCGCAGCCACGTGGGCGTGGCCTCGCAGATGTTCCGCACCCTGTCGGAAGAGGGCATCAACATCCTGATGATCTCGACCTCGGAGATCAAGATCTCGGTGCTGATCGATGAAAAGTACATGGAACTGGCCGTGCGCGCGCTGCATAAGGCGTTCGATTTGGAAAAAGCATAA
- the tilS gene encoding tRNA lysidine(34) synthetase TilS, with product MNPTTNAALAAQFAQALDALRAQGDRPSVAIAYSGGLDSSALLHLAAQYASAHDVQLFAFHVHHGISPNADAWLAHCEAACARLGVCFAARRVVLEKTKSGVEAAARKLRYAALGALCLEHGVRLMLTAHHLDDQAETVLLQLLRGSGTAGLSGMDAANAAPELLGNPGLVMARPLLPVSRQQLEAYVAAHEVAYVEDESNTHPRYARNALRHQVMPALATAFPGYQERFARSAAHAQSAQRLLTELAVQDLAGCLIEDCIDVAKLRTMSLDRAYNMLRYWFGLRALRMPSTAWLTEMVTQLVEARHDAQLLVTHPDCHIRRHRDRLYITPKLADLAGQRDPDDEGIFVKEGEHFTWTGEASMAFPAYGGVLHFDVAEQGFDAAWLRAQALQIDFRKGGERLKPAANRPTRPLKYHYQACNVPAWERERLPVVTSGKDLLFAAGIGMDCHHFGAAPGSLISLRWEARQA from the coding sequence GTGAACCCGACCACCAACGCAGCGCTTGCAGCGCAGTTTGCGCAAGCGCTTGACGCGTTGCGTGCGCAAGGCGACCGCCCTTCGGTGGCGATCGCCTACAGCGGCGGGCTCGATTCCTCGGCCCTGCTGCACCTGGCGGCCCAGTACGCGTCCGCCCATGATGTCCAACTGTTTGCTTTCCACGTTCACCATGGCATCAGCCCCAACGCCGATGCCTGGCTGGCGCATTGCGAAGCGGCCTGCGCCCGTCTCGGCGTGTGCTTCGCCGCGCGCCGCGTGGTGCTGGAAAAAACCAAGTCCGGTGTCGAAGCGGCCGCCCGCAAGCTGCGCTACGCCGCCCTGGGTGCCCTGTGCCTTGAGCACGGCGTGCGCCTGATGCTGACCGCCCACCATCTCGATGACCAGGCCGAAACGGTGCTGCTGCAACTGCTGCGCGGCTCCGGCACGGCCGGCTTGTCCGGCATGGATGCGGCCAACGCCGCGCCCGAGCTGCTGGGCAATCCCGGCCTGGTGATGGCGCGTCCCTTGCTGCCGGTCTCGCGCCAGCAGCTCGAGGCGTACGTGGCCGCGCACGAGGTGGCCTACGTCGAGGACGAATCGAACACCCACCCGCGCTATGCGCGCAATGCCCTGCGCCACCAGGTGATGCCGGCCCTGGCCACGGCCTTTCCCGGCTACCAGGAACGCTTTGCGCGCAGCGCCGCGCACGCGCAGTCGGCCCAGCGCCTGTTGACCGAACTGGCCGTGCAAGACCTTGCCGGCTGCCTGATCGAGGATTGCATCGATGTCGCCAAGCTGCGCACGATGAGCCTGGACCGCGCCTACAACATGCTGCGCTACTGGTTCGGCCTGCGCGCGCTGCGCATGCCGTCGACCGCCTGGCTGACCGAAATGGTGACCCAGCTGGTCGAAGCGCGCCACGACGCGCAGCTGCTGGTGACGCATCCCGACTGCCACATCCGGCGCCACCGCGACCGCCTGTACATCACGCCCAAGCTGGCCGACCTGGCCGGCCAGCGCGATCCGGACGACGAAGGCATTTTTGTGAAGGAAGGCGAGCATTTCACCTGGACCGGTGAAGCGAGCATGGCATTCCCGGCTTACGGCGGCGTGCTGCATTTCGACGTGGCGGAGCAGGGCTTCGATGCCGCCTGGCTGCGCGCGCAAGCCTTGCAGATCGACTTCCGGAAGGGCGGCGAGCGCCTGAAACCGGCCGCCAACCGGCCCACGCGCCCGCTCAAGTATCACTACCAGGCCTGCAACGTGCCCGCCTGGGAGCGCGAACGCTTGCCGGTCGTGACCAGCGGCAAGGATTTGCTGTTCGCGGCCGGCATCGGCATGGATTGCCATCATTTCGGGGCCGCTCCCGGCTCCCTGATCAGCCTGCGCTGGGAAGCACGTCAGGCCTGA